The sequence GGCTAAAGGTAAAAGGAGCTCCTTCCAGTCCAATTTAGAGGGCAGAGGAGCGGCTAGAGCTGTCATTTCATGCATTTTGGCTACCCTTGATGTTTTCCCACCAACAGTACTCAGCAACTGAAGTACTACTGCATGCAGAAAGTGATCCAAGATATGGAAGATGTTATATGGAGAGGAGAACAAAAATGTTAAGTTTGGCCAGCTGCATGGAGTGGGAGCAACTCCTTCCGCTTCCACCTTTGCCCGCCCATTGGACTGAAGGGAGCTCCTATTACTGTAACATCCGAGTCTAGTCAGGgtgctttacaaaattttggattatagttatgaaaaatcGTTTGGAATTGcgagtaaaattttttagaagagagtttggacctaagatattttttgacgatatataaatttttttaataggtttgataattagatTTTAAAGTCTTTAATGAATCAAGTGGATGTTCATCAGAAAATTTATGGAataagtgtatttattttagattgagTAGAGACCCAAAACTTTAGATAAAAGCCATGCAATAATCTCGTTAAGGGTCCAAGGCGTGGGCCTAAgtatatttactttatgttatgttatgttattttattttatcttcttttcttttctttttatacgtAAGAAACAGGTCCGTGGAATCGTTTTCCAGACACCATCGCTCGGTTTGtgtccattttccttttcaggCAGTGTTCCCATCCTCTCCTCTAGGTTTCttatctctttactatttatatatcttatatatatgtgttaagCATCCTTAACGCCGCTGCCCTCTCTTCATGCTTTCAGCCATTTTAAATTCATCTGAGCTTCCTTCCCCAACCTCAGTACAGACCACAGCCAGCCACTGAAGAACCACCTTCTCCGTAAAACACCAACCGAAGAGCTCGGTTTGCATCCAGTAAATCGCCACCCCAAAGCTAATCCACGTGTAGCGACGCCGCCAAGCACCGTTCGCGCCAATACCTCTGTGACGcctcgactcccacgtacaaaaaacacGGGAATCATGACGTCGGGGCGTCACAACCTCAGCCTCTCTCAGCCCACCACTTCAGCCGTGTGCCACCACCCACTTTACATAAAACATCACCTCTGTTTACACTTTCAAAAAGCAGAACATCATACCTCTGTTTTTCTCAATCAAAACAGAGAGTTCTTGCCACCGGACAACCACACCACGCAAGCCGCTACAAGCTGTCACCACCTACACGGAAGAGGACGCCGGACACCCACAGACCACCCCAGCTCGTAGCAACCCCTCACGGTGAGCATCTGCTTCTTTCcgccctctctctcgctcacctCTCCTTCTTGTTCTCTCGTGCCCAGCGCTGCTCGACGGAAGCTCTGCCGCGCTCCTGCTCTTCTGCCGCGCCACCACAACTCCTCCAGCCAGCCCCGTCACGCCTTACCCCTCCACGCGTTCCTTGGTTTCCCTGGGGTAAGCCCCTGCCGTCGCGGACTAGGTGTTATTCCCGTGCATTGTGTGTGTGTCTggttttatgattataaattatgtacgtacataatatatatgttatatatataaaaagtgttAACTTGATAGTTGAGTCTGTTACCAATTTTACCCCTATACTTCCAGATATATGTTTTCGGTTGagatgtatttatttatttttttgttatgttaaaatgagttttgttttaagtctcataaaacattatttttgtgtagaaaatattttaataacatagttgactaaaggaagtaaacctatttttaagagaggagtttttcatggcgtaatttataaaatttttaaagtagtctaagtattttattaatttataatgcgTAGTTGGtgctttagatatttttaaatattactttttattgagttccgTAATTGTCTTAATACTTGTTCGATTAAACCTCTTATTCGGTACGGATTCGAGTaaatggatattgatggttttagaaaatgatgatattttaggaattatgagaattttaggttttgaggatttaaaataggttcttttagtattttaggtttaaatattgaaatacgtggttgattggaaatttacgagaattacatgatttttataggtgacgatcaatagttgttcggcattgttgaggaaaattttaaaaaactaaggagtccaggtaagcggggttcctatgctacactttgcataaaataaaatgatctgagattgatttttagaaaatatgcatgtttttgttatgaaaagaaattttgaaaatgatctcagttatttgttctgtaatactcatgaaattctgtataacgaagaaatattttctgacatgactagtgtagacataaacttattttgacattttgcttccaaactgtgcaaaagagaacgaatgtgaaattttgtgcataaattatatttttgtgatctgattttgttctgttctgaaaatgGTTCGTACTCTGCtatgataagatgtgatttctgaaacctctggcatgacattctgtttctgttctgaccttaccacgggtgtaaaactgtggcatCTGTTtcggttggtaccaacttttctgtttttggtgcacccactttgaaaacaaagtggttttctgcgtggtctttcctatgtgcacactcggggctccgagaatgataaggggaagattcacattttgtttctgctcggttggctgccggggtttgcacaaccctaccacgggggttaaacatgaaattttgttctgatatgatgtttcagttatgctgtgccaaaggaattttgaataagaatattgtgaactttcgctctaatatttttgacaacatgttctgactctgtattctgaaaataaaaagtgttttattctgcattctgaaacctgtaaatgctcatgtttgcatactagtatatgttttttgcTTACTGAgctgttgataactcacccctatctccataatatgtttcagataattttttatgcaacaactggaaatcaagaataaagagtacttgcaagtttgttgatcatagaagactaagtgccttaggATACAATAACTGTAGAGAGTATTTTGGTAGTGTTAATATTATATGTGGCgttggtattttgagtaatggacATTCCTAGTCTTTGTGAGAAAGTTTATGTTTATCAATGATACACCATTGATGTGCCCTTATGTAGGAACAtgaatatttgtattgaacaaataggttaatatgttatggaaactctagtttattttaaatgtattatcTGGAAATGACTTTTAAGTGaaatgagttaactctccggaccctcgagGTCGGAGCATTACAATTACTACTgcatcatcaatttttttttccccttgttTTCTGCAGTATCCTGCCAATTGatctatttctttgtttttttttccttctataggttaaatattaaaaaattctatttgcaaaaCTTCGTACTTTCAAAACATTGCTGATTTGAAAGTCGCGCTCGcaaaaatattggtgttttgatcATCTTTTTAATATCTGTAATAGATCTTACAGCAAATGATGTGTTTACGCACCGACATGTACGTAAATAATAGaattctagctagctagataccAACTCAAGGATATAGAGTTTGATCTTATACATCATGGGTGTATGAAGTTGCATATGTTTCTAACTTTTGTTTGCTTTCAACAGGGTAGAATATCATGTGAAGGACGACATACATGAGTTGCCGCCCCGTTGCTGTCTGGACATCATCATGAGTTACGGCGATAGACGCTTTCATCATGAGTTACGGCGATAGACGCTTTCTTTTCGacaacttttatgaagaatTCCATGTCTTCCCACTATTCATCCtagagagagaaacaatattACCAGGCTCAAACCCAAGACGGAAAGGAATTGGAATGACCTTATAACTttgctttaaatatatatataggaactcagtttcatctcatctcatttcatcattataattttttcaaattcttaaataaaatataataaataattcaactttttaaatttcaatttaactttttcaaattctaaaataataataatattaaaaaataatattttaacaatattttatttaattttcaacttttatctaaaatcatcttatctcatctaactatctcatcaactttttcaactccccgttggatacagaaatattctcaatccatttgatctcatctcattattacaaatttcctaaatttccatataaaatataataaataattcaacttgttgaaatctcaaaactataataatattaaaaaataatattctaacaatattttattcaattcgtttaaaatcatcttatctcatctcccCATCCAAACTTTCCAGAAATTGTTCTTTTGTTTCTGGGGTGCTTCTCCCGTTTCTTCTTTTTGCTTGAAACTGTCATTTATCACTACCGGATTTATAGAGCTACGTGAATTTCTTacaaaaatgatgagaaaaaaactTCTATCAATAGAAATGCATGTACGACACACGATCATATGGTCATTTGCACAAACATCGTCACCTTTCTGTGAGAATACATGTCCACTGACTTTGCTCACAGAACTTGACTTTCTCATCCATTTTAGTAAAATACAGATTCAGACCAAATCATACAGAAAAAACATCTGAAATTAATGGTGGCCTGAATGCGAAttaattgggaaaaaaattaatgcaGTGCACATTCAAACaatcaaaattttgtaatatacATCATTTGGTAAAATCTAAGAATCAAGATTGTGCCACgtcacatatttttcatctatCCAATGGTTAGAATTAAACATGAGTGCTATTTGGCACTTTTTGATAGTTGGGAGGTGCAATGGGTCAAATATAAATCTAgggaaaacaaatataaatggaAATATTAGACCTAATATGCATAAAAGGATCCCAATACTGAAAGTACTTCAATTTCATGCAACTCCCATAACCTGCAAGCAATGCATATGATTTGAACCTGTAATCatctattaaattaataaaattagaccATAGCCATTTAATTCTTATAAGCAATAAAATGTCTTCACCAATGCTTGGCACCAACCACAGTTCCCTGATCACTCCTACCAATATCCTACCTTATAGAATAAGCTAATAGTGCATTCTAATTTCTCaatgaattttgaaaagatTCAAAACATTTTCCTCCATATCAGCAACTGGCACTGGAGTATAAATTACAAGCCATTATTGACAAGGCATTAGGTACAACCAAGCAGTGTAAAGAAACTTTATTTAATTATCTCATGTATTTTGATTCAAAGCCTAGTCTGTACACTGCCATTTGTTGGATGCTATCAGGAAATAAAATCTATGCTGACAGCCGAATCAACAACATTTTGCTTCTGGATATAATAAAAGCAAAGGAATATATTTGGATGATGGAGgtccaaaaaaatagaaaaggaaccAAAATACAACCAGAGGCAGGCCCCCACTTCCATCTTGTTTGAGCATTCACCTTCAAACCCAATTGAGTTCCCTGCAAGATGGAAGCAGAACTGAATTCCTTCTTCCAATGCTATAGCCAACAATTATTCCAAACATATCTTACTTCACACCAGCTTGCAGGTAAAAGgactcatatataatttttttataagtaggactcatatatgatttctatcacaaaatagatttttcatatcatatcttaTGATTTTATGAGCAAATTTCAACAGTAAAGCCCcagtttatataaatatcttcaaaactttaaatatacattcatacattgatatatatttatttacatcAAGGCTTATCTTCACAAAGATTTAAGTGGCACCATCACATAAGGTAGGAGATTCCCTCccatcctttttttcttttatcggtaaacaaatttatattgatcaaaagagtaggcaagagcccaagtatacgggacatatacaagagcaagcCTAAgcgtgctagtttagtgatacaaggatTCCCTCccatcttttaaaatacatatttatctgATTTGAACTCGAGATAGTCATGAACAGCTCGATTCGTTTACAATCACAGTAGAGTAAACAATGGAAGCATTTAAAATGTGCCCAAAGGCCAGCCAAGACCACATGCCCAACCTGCTACAAAACCATAGTTAACCTCAAAATCTGAGGATCAACAACCTTAGTTCTTTCGTTTTATTAATAAGTAGATCAGCAGCCCCATCTCAGAATCACATTATCTAGCCAATCGACCAATATAACTTAATATCAACTATTTGGCTGCTCACAAGATGTGCGTTTTTAACTCTAATTATGGTTATAGAGGCCTGCTTATTCCTTGCCTCATGTCCCTTTGCAGAAGGAATCAAATTCAAATTGTGCCAAAAccttataaaatagaaatatgggttgaagaagaaaagcaacaaAATAACAGATGGTACAACACACAGATTGGTGGCATATTGTGTACCTATCACAATTTCTTGAATCACAAGAATCCATTTTTCGAGTTACCATTGACTGCAACACAtggttataaaaaaatgagatacaaACTCCATTAACCCACATCAGATCTAAAATACTACGCCAAAAAAGCTTTTAATTGAAATTATGGTATAACTTCACATCACTCCTCAACTGTTTGTACTCTAGCAGAGTCGGATCGGGTGGCAAAGATAAACTAATATGGGCTCAAATGAAGAAACAAGTATTTGAGGGTAAAGTCATTCTACAATGTGGTATGTGCTCATAGAATCTCCCCTTTTTCCTTGGAAGATTATTCGGCTAAATAAGGCACACCCAAGAGCCaacttttttgtatggacaataGCTTTAGAGAAGATTTTCAACTTGGATAATCTAAGGAAGAGACGCGTTAGTACAATTGATTGGCATTGTGTGTGTAAGAAGAGTGGggatcttctttttttttttttgataagtaaacagattttattaataacagAATGGGCAAAAGGCAATTACAAAACTCTTATTATGCCCTAGCTAAGTAGGCGCATTAGAagcaaggaaatcatggaagtccaagccattaaagtccacagcaatagcccaagtacaatgagttctataaaataaaacttttagctCTTCCATCGATCTCTCAAGCCATTAAAACTTTTAGTTCTACAAAGAGTGGGGATCTTCTAACTTGTTTGAATGGGCGTTTTGGCAGTCATGAGTGTGCATCATTATGGAAAATTATCCAATCTTGTTCAatatggtgtatttggagagagagagagagagagagagagagagagagaatatagaGATTGTCATAGCTTTGAAGATTGTGAGATTACATcaagttcattttatttatagaacaATGGGGGGAAAACTATAATCCATACATCGCACACTGCTCTATTCTCCTTTCTCTTCCTCAGGAAAGCTAGAAGTACTAGCTTATTCTCCACAATGCTACCTTAGATTGCTACAAAGTTGTAAACAAGATCAAATGATTTAGGAGtagattttcattttacttataaaaaaaaaaaaaatgatttgggaGTAGATAAAtgaattttcttcatttttctcctcGCCATATTTTCGGCACTCACAGGAGGAAAACTAGGTAGTGTtatgcaaaataataataataataaggaaaaggaaaaagaataagagATTAATCAATCCTATGATTGTTATTTGAGTACATATTATAAATTCCAGAAAGCAAACAGTAAGaatacctcaaataattaagcTGTGAATCAGTTTGACTCAACAGCTTCGACCTTTGGACCTGATTcaaacaatgaaagaaaaacattcagTAACCTTGAGAGCAAACGAGCTACTAACATAATCAAACTTCACATAATTACCATAGAACTTGTAAGTAGAAACTCATATTCTTCACCGTATGATACACACAAAAACTAAACATTGGTCAATGTCAAACTACCACTTGTCTCAAAAGCTTAACCTTATggaaagaggtagattttattatttaatttatatcttaacactcctcCTCACATGTGGGCCAGACTCCCCTTCAATGAATGTGCTCAACACGTGgagtttaattaaatgagatagtgTATTGAGTTGGGGTTAGAACTCAAGACCTCTGTTGTAATACATGTAAAATTACCACTTGTACCAAAAGTTTAACTTTATGTAAAGacgtatattttattatttaatttatatcttaacagtCAACTTCTTCATAAATCTGCAAACCAAAACAACAAGGTACATACTTTGAATACGTTcgattctcttctctctcacgtACTTGTTTTCTTCAACTTCTGTTATTAATAGCCTAATAACACAATATCACTCACCCAGCCATTTGCTTCATGGAATTAAAAACTTCGTCTCGACCAATCCCACTAAAGAAAGCTTGAGCTCTAGAAGAAGTTTTATAACTTCTCGGTGCATCATCTGCTCCTTCGGACCCCTGACACTTCATACTCCCTATATTTACTAATTAATTTGTTCCAATACCTCTTCCTCAGGGTTCCCAACACCAAGACTAAAATTCAAATAGATATGCGTgtgcgtgagagagggagagagaaaagcaGGACATTATTAAGACATTAAGGAAGACAATCTTACTCACTAATTCCTAAAACAGCCACTAAATTTAATCATCGAGAATCTAAAACGTCATTATTTTCTACCCACcagaacattaaaaaaaacacaacaagcAAATATATCCACGAAAAGATTATATGGATTCTAGATCAGTGAAGAAGAAACAAGGTAAACTTCCCAATATCAGAccattcaaaagaaaaacacatttcCGAATCCCAAATTTTAACCATTTTCCAGCCATTAAAAACAGAATCGTTTCAAAAGATGGACCCAATTCCTATCATCAGATTTCTTGGCATTCAAATAGAacagtagagagagagagagagcgcccACCGTGAAGGGAAGGGTGGCGACCGTCCTTGCCCCAGCCGATTCCGCGGGTGGAGTCGAGGTACTGCTGGACGAGGTGGCGGCATTTCTGGAGGTGGTTGACACCTTCGATGCGGTAGCACCACCTGAGCTTCTCCCTCAGGATCTTGgccttctcaatctcaatccaCTTCTCCCGCACAACGTGCTCTCTCATCTCCAGCATCGCCACCGGGTCCTTGTACGGGTTCGACGGATCGAAGTCGTCCGGCGGCGACTCATCGAAGTCTACTCCTTTCCTTCTCCCCATCTCTTTCTCTGGTGCCGACTCTCACCCTACAACAAGTTAACAACAGCAGCTGTAAAATGTGAATTGATCGGTGTTGTTGGAAACTCTTATATACCATTCCGGTCCACCGTCTCGTAGCATTTTCGATTGattcttgaatttattttattttatgccgtataaatatttaaccgcattctataaaatcaaatttatataataatatagttttatataattcattacatttatttagttttatcatctaacatatataatcaagtccgttcattttataaatttatttttatattatttatttgtaattaaaatatttttctttttttattcagacaatctatttgaaaaaaagtcaCGACTAATTTATAAGAGTGTAAGGGCCGTTTGATTACGTCACTTGAgatagatattttaaaaagtaataaaatttttaaactaagaTGAGATGTGAGATggtttatgaaaaaatatgtgtttagatagtgagatgagataatatattttaaatagtaatgaaaattttaaattaagataagatgtgagataatttgtaaaaaaatatgtgtttagatagtgagatgagataagatattttacaaaaaaatgtatgtttggatagtgagatgagatgagatgattttaactttttagagaTTTGATAAAGTGATTGGTACTACAaattattgaaaagtatttttaattattgggtggaaaatattttaaatatattaaaataagtaatatctattattaatttaaaaactcataaatattttgactttttcaaaatatattttttgtgattggttgtaattatttcaatattttcaaatatgaacGTATTTCTTtgttaaacaaaattattgtaattatgaactatttattatactatattttataaaatttgaaatatatttttctaattatatattacaataaaataaaaaattctaatagataattatatatattaaaaatgtggtaGTTAGAGGTACTATAGAGATattgtagcattactgtagagATAGATGAAACTTTGCAATAAATCAATTGTTATTGTACTGTATCATTACTGTAGCAATATTTGtgaaatcataaataaaataaaagtttgtaTTCTGTCATTTGGATAGGCAAATGAAAGATGAAGTACAGCTcaagtgagatagtttgtatcTCATATGGGCatccaaactaaaaaaaaaatttctagtcCAATACGTCTAAGGGAtacttggagaatgagatgtgatgataaatatgtgaatagtaattaaattatttgtaaatagtagtaaaaagatttaaattatgatcttttatgaaattttgaaaaatgagagaaaaatttgaataaaaataaagtttaaatattgttagaatataatttttgtttttagatttgaaaaaattgaattattttttgtattttgtttgaaatgttataaaagttgtaatgattaggtaataattaaataaaaaattaaataattgaaattgaaaagtttttatatttaaataattttttaaaatgaaatgagaaaagaaCCGATGAAATagaatgagatgaaaccattctcatctttcaaaatccaaacaaggcctaagagCAGCTGTtttggttatacaaaaccaaatcatctcatctcatctcatctcatatagtCATGATAATGATATGATTACTATCCTCctactacttatttactattctttttatatttaatttttttaatttttaattttatttaatggttaagtaagtgactattagtaaaattatatatatatttttaatttttttaataattaagaatgttaaaaaaatacttaaaataaaatgataaaaaataaaaaacttcaaatacactataagtagtaaatgagtagtaactctatcactatcctataattattataactgtttcaaattttcacacaaaatataataaaaaattcaactcttttaaatttcaaaataaaaattatattataacaatattttattcaatttttaacaaaacatcttatctcatcttatcaaaATTAAGTAACCATACGAGTCCGACGAGATTCAAACTTGGGACGACCAGCTTATACAAGTTACAACTCGCCCAATATCACAAACATAAATTTACGATCGATTAATAaactattaatttatataaaatttgattcgATTCGTATAGGTTCAAATAACTTCgcatttacattttttataatatatcttttACCTCTATGATGACAATATCTTAAGCATTTGAAATTAGGAAAATTTGGCAAACAACCCCTCTAACTCGCTTGGGATTGACCCTTATAAGTCACGTGTTGCTTCATGAGTATGTCACATGTCaaactcttttttcttaatttcaacaaatttcaaatagaaaacaaattttaataatccatttcttttaaaaaataattttaaaaggagaaaaaaaataattttgtaggaGAGGAGACGTCTTCTTCCCACCAGCCACCACCACGTGAGTAGCCAAATCTGACCACATGGGATAGTCAAACTCCCTACCCGCATGGTGGCAAAGCTCATGCCATTGTAGGGTGACCACGCTTAGCCAAGATCCGGCCACAACATGGATGGCTAGAGTTACTCACACAAGGGGGCCATATCTTGGTCAAGCGTAGCCATCCCACAATGGCATGAGCTCAGCCACCATGTGTGGTGGCTGATGGGGAGGGAAGGTCTCCCCTGACATAAAAGtggttttttaatcttttattttttgaagtaaaaaataatttttatttttatttttagttttaaaaataagataaaagagtTTGACACCTAACGAATCATAAGATGGCTAGAGCTGGTCACACGAGGGGGCCATATCTTGGTCAAGCGTAGCCATCCCACAATGGCCTGAACTCAGCCACCACCATGTGGTAGCCGGTGGGGAGCTAGGGAAGGTCTCCTCTAACACAAAGAtggttttttaatcttttattttttaaagtaaaaaataatttttatttttatttttatttttagttttgaaaacAAGATAAAAGAGTTGACATGTGACG comes from Juglans microcarpa x Juglans regia isolate MS1-56 chromosome 8S, Jm3101_v1.0, whole genome shotgun sequence and encodes:
- the LOC121244243 gene encoding NADH dehydrogenase [ubiquinone] 1 beta subcomplex subunit 10-B-like; translation: MGRRKGVDFDESPPDDFDPSNPYKDPVAMLEMREHVVREKWIEIEKAKILREKLRWCYRIEGVNHLQKCRHLVQQYLDSTRGIGWGKDGRHPSLHGGRSLSLSTVLFECQEI